The Colias croceus chromosome 11, ilColCroc2.1 genome has a segment encoding these proteins:
- the LOC123695374 gene encoding TBC1 domain family member 16, giving the protein MPLPELIKRASSYFLGLEFDDNEELPDYVDNEILFCKNNVCVHPPTIARHELDVIHHPGYLTVTTKIFTDQHNNAKRPTLFLNWIPNSTLRKCPSAVETSPSEEIYINKASHPKDIPAQKPRNGKVRKYNDNAFSDSSDTTSLNSNSDKQSIKSTDTRFTQNDNTQEEMTSSSKPTIKSADSIKDDVFSLQKDESKDHIYECDKHVRSQSMTSVNITIANPNIENVDLTPDSLCGGFVRSLSMSSCDEGNPNWMSTPEFLALKHNLVFPDSAQSSPAPQRRLPLKCRRFSVDLSQMRSLRLFFNDDNCTCGQLVVASRESQYKILHFHHGALDHLAQVLHRWHSLLHNIKLTPGSEEPNLPYRHFMVCRPEVQKSEQHPEEGKVPKITPELFYGKIMNSKGVIEDDLFLRKCVFFGGLDKELRREVWPFLLHCYPYNSTYDEREIILQLRKREYDEITKRRLEKMTPEQHAKFWKSVQSVIEKDVVRTDRGNPFFAGENNYNIEIMKNILLNYAIYNPVLGYTQGMSDLLAPVLCEIQCEAEAFWCFVGLMQRAIFVCTPTDNDMDNNLSYLRELIRIMLPHFYKHLEKHIDAMELLFCHRWILLCFKREFTEAVALRMWEACWANYQTDYFHLFLCLAIIAVYADDVIAQDLNTDEMLLHFSSLAMYMDGRLILRKARGLLYQFRQLQRIPCTLVGMCQRCGPGIWDSTHRPSVECTGAHDFCEYAVQ; this is encoded by the exons ATGCCGCTACCCGAGCTCATTAAGCGAGCCTCGAGTTACTTCCTTGGCTTGGAGTTCGACGACAACGAGGAATTGCCCGACTATGTGGACaacgaaatattattttgcaagAACAATGTGTGCGTACATCCACCGACTATTGCGAGACACGAGTTGGACGTTATACACCATCCGGGCTACTTAACAGTAACGACTAAAATATTCACTGATCAACATAACAATGCCAAGCGACCTACGTTATTCCTTAATTGGATCCCAAATTCAACTCTGCGCAAATGTCCGTCAGCTGTTGAAACCAGTCCTAGCGAGGAAATTTATATCAACAAGGCTTCGCATCCCAAAGATATTCCTGCTCAAAAACCTAGGAATGGAAAGGTTAGGAAGTATAATGACAACGCATTTTCCGATTCTTCCGATACGACAAGTCTTAATTCCAATTCAGATAAGCAAAGCATAAAATCAACTGATACGAGGTTCACTCAAAATGACAACACCCAAGAAGAAATGACTTCTAGTTCGAAGCCGACCATTAAATCGGCAGATTCTATAAAAGATGACGTATTCAGCTTGCAGAAAGACGAGTCCAAGGATCATATATATGAGTGCGATAAACACGTACGTTCACAGTCCATGACTTCTGTGAATATAACTATAGCCAATCCAAACATCGAGAACGTCGACTTGACCCCTGACTCGTTGTGTGGAGGCTTCGTTAGGTCACTGTCGATGAGTTCATGTGACGAGGGCAACCCTAATTGGATGAGCACTCCTGAGTTTCTTGCACTGAAACATAATCTCGTATTTCCTGATAGCGCTCAAAGTTCGCCGGCACCCCAGCGACGACTGCCATTGAAATGTCGAAG GTTTTCGGTGGATTTGAGTCAAATGCGCTCTCTTCGGCTATTCTTTAACGATGATAACTGCACTTGCGGACAATTGGTGGTAGCTTCAAGAGAGTCCCAGTACAAAATACTACATTTTCACCATGGAGCGTTGGATCATTTGGCACAAGTATTACATAGGTGGCATTCTCTActgcataatattaaacttactCCAG gTTCAGAAGAACCTAACCTACCATATCGTCACTTCATGGTATGTCGCCCAGAAGTACAAAAATCAGAGCAGCATCCAGAGGAGGGAAAAGTTCCTAAAATTACTCCTGAATTATTTTATGGCAAGATCATGAACAGCAAGGGTGTTATTGAAGATGATTTGTTCTTAAGAAAGTGCGTGTTTTTCGGTGGTCTTGACAAAGAGCTGAGGCGAGAAGTCTGGCCTTTTCTTTTACATTGTTATCCATATAATTCGACTTATGACGAAAGAGAGATTATCCTGCAACTTCGAAAGAGGGAGTACGATGAAATTACCAAAAGGCGATTGGAAAAAATGACACCAGAACAACACGCGAAATTCTGGAAAAGTGTTCAAAGTGTCATAGAAAAGGACGTGGTGAGAACTGATAGGGGCAATCCCTTTTTCGCTggagaaaataattataacatagaAATTATGAAGAATATATTGTTGAACTACGCGATTTATAATCCTGTTTTAGG GTATACCCAAGGAATGAGTGATCTCTTAGCGCCAGTTCTGTGTGAAATACAATGTGAGGCGGAAGCGTTCTGGTGTTTCGTGGGACTGATGCAGCGGGCGATATTCGTTTGTACTCCAACTGATAATGATATGGATAATAACCtg AGTTACCTTCGAGAGCTGATAAGGATCATGTTGCCACACTTCTACAAGCACTTAGAGAAACACATTGATGCTATGGAATTACTGTTCTGTCATCGATGGATACTACT GTGTTTCAAACGAGAGTTCACTGAAGCTGTAGCTCTTCGTATGTGGGAGGCGTGCTGGGCAAACTATCAGACCGATTACTTCCACTTGTTCCTGTGTCTAGCGATTATTGCTGTATACGCTGATGACGTCATCGCCCAGGACCTCAATACTGATGAAATGCTGCTACATTTCAGTTCTTTGG CAATGTACATGGACGGTCGCCTCATCCTGCGCaaggctcgcgggctgctatACCAGTTTCGTCAGTTACAGCGAATCCCTTGCACACTAGTAGGTATGTGTCAAAGGTGCGGCCCCGGTATCTGGGACTCCACACACCGGCCCAGTGTGGAATGTACCGGCGCTCACGACTTTTGCGAATATGCTGTACAGTAA